tataatttattagttaaatattaaattcttataTAAATCAGATTTTAAGTAGATTAGTTTTTAATTGGTTCAATttgaaaataccaaaaaaaaaattaggtttAACAAAGATTTCAAGGATTAGGACATGTACTTGGTACTTCAAAGATGTTTAGGGATAAAAAGGGGCCAAAACATGGAAATAATGCATTAATGTCGGCACTATGCAATGCATCAGCAAAGGcataatcaaatcaaaataaaattaaaggatAAACTCTTCTGTATGTTCTTTGTCTAGAGACAAAATAattatctcttttattttttagttttaaaataagttttattttctaaaattatttagatACAATAATTTCTAATGAATCTAAaaggtaaaacaaaatttattttgaaacggaaaaaatatctaaataaaaaagatatataaccaaaaaaataattactatatatttgtatatttatgtatgttatttaatataatttaatatatattttatacaagtgattaatcaaataattaatcttTAGATATAGTAGCAAGATCACATCAATAGGACCCCAAAATATTTGATgatagaaggattgagttgacaCGTGTTGGTGGAGGTGATTGTGTTGAAGATTGAGGAGCAAGAAGTGCAAATTGGATCACCTTTTTACGTAAATGGACGAATGCATTGCAACGTGGTTGTTTTTGGCTCAATGTTAATGTAAGTATGTAACACTCATCACAAAACAATGAACAAAGCCATGTGAAATGGGCTACCACGATTCCAATGCCATTTATTTATTCTTCCTCAAAGTAGGAATTATCCAATTCATTGccatattatattaaaatattaatgtttgcaagacaataaaaaattaatttaaacattttaagataattttatttaatatttatttatttattattgtaaaataatttgtataattttaaatatattaaatatataaaaaattattaaaatttattattttaaatcgtcaattaattattaatatttaagaactttctaatatttctctaaatatataattacaatattatttatatacaattataatattatattatataagatCATTTTAGATATCACCttaatattattgtattaaaaatgacctaatcacattactttttaGCACTTTGACCTCGTATTAAGATTATcattagtaaaaattttaaatcctttACTTTAATGgatacataaatattttaacTTCATCCAAAAACTTAGGTACTAAACTAAAACTTCatccattttttttactattaatgaGAAATTCTAAGTGAGgaatactttttatttatttttgcctTATAATTAAATTGATACTAGCCAagtcttctcttctttttacaCTAAAAATGTTGACCTTACATTCTCTTAATAAAAACCAACAATCATCTAAACACACCAGCTAAGGCCATAATTAACAGCATATATATGACAAAGAAACAAGGGAGTTATCCTATAAAGTATAaagaacaattaaaagaaagagaCTGACAAGTAATCAAACTTACTCCCccttaaaagaataaaagttcCACAAATAATTCATAAAACTTGTCACAAGGAAATGAGAATAGATAGAAGGAATAATATGATTTTGTTAAACTAGATTGTGATGCTCCATAGAGAAGGGAGAGAAGATTGAAATGATGGAATCCTTTTAGTTTAGGCTTTGTCACCGAGGCACTGCAAAGTCTAGCATACACATCaatggaaaatataaaattacaatcAGCCCAAGTTTTAAAAAAAGCATAGGTGATTATGTTTGACCTCAGTAATGCATCCCCTTCAAATCATTAACACAAAAACAGACACATAAAACATTGAAGGAAGGTTTCAATGAGAACAAAATGCAAACAACATAAATGTTATGAGATCATTTGAGCATATATGGAAAAACTTACATCTCTTATTGGTAGTCCTTCCAAATCcattcaagaaaagaaaaggacaaAATGACACTATAAGCACATTGGTCATGTATTAATTATCAGGGAAACAAGAAAATTCAATTGTACAGAGTCTGCACTTGCAGCATAATACAATGGCCAAACTTTCAACTTTCaatatttagaaaagaaaacctacaaattctctccttttttttaccCTCACTTTTTAGCTTTCATCTTGAATGGATCCAGCAGGGTCTGTCACAATGTTTTTTCAAGTCCTATACaacaaagtaaaagaacatgtcAGGATGAGAATGAAGAAGACAAAAGGCAATTACTAAAGCTGGACTCCCATCTAACTGTGTTACTATTACTATGGGGGTTTTTGTATGGTAGGTATCTCTTTCACTAGTAAATGAGTTTTCTTAaggttaaaaaaaaatcagttttcacatatttgtataaatttaatAAGATAACTTAATTCTTTccgaaagaaagaaaagggaaaaacaAGTTTTCGGCTATATAAAACAAAGAAAGTCTAACCTACAAGCTTGGATCCCCTACATGTATAGTTTGATTAATTTCCACAAATAATGGAAATTCAGAATGCTAAGAAGGCATAAAACTTCTTATTCATGGCCTAGGCACCCCATATATGTATGTATTCGATTCAATTTATCTATGTTCATACCAACCAAGGTAGTCTAAAATTTCAGACTGTTTTGCTAACATAAAATGTAATCCTAATAGATAACAGAACATGATGATGTTGACTCCTTTCTTGTccattgacaagatagtgttaAGAGTAAACAAATACAATAAGCACCAACAACTATTCAAGCAAGAATTTTTAAGAGAGTAAAATCTATGGAGTTTGAACATTTGTATTTAAACGACCATATTCTTCACAATTCATAATTATGTTAAGAGTAAATtctggccagcatgtaaccagcaaaagaaaagtgagtaatCCCACACCATTAGATggaatctcacaccattaaaaacatcATTGATGGTTACTTGATGgctacaaaacacaaaagttgctggcccTCTAGCACTCCTCTTCTATTAATTCCATATTCTATGTTCTAAAAGCTATCAAAATACGAAATGGATAACATTCCATCACATACCAAATACAAAACCGGCATAAATGTGCACTCCATTCCAACACAAAGCTCAACCCCACAATGCAAAAATCGATTttccaccaaaaaaaaaaagaaaaacctcAATCATAATAGTGACTCTGTTTCTTCTTACCATCAAAAGATCAATCACAATATACCAGCATTGTGCAAACAGAAATAGATAATTCGATGCACATCCATTCAATCATTGCTGATTCATATGATGACATATATAATGAGATAATAACTAACACATTTAAGAATGCATGAAAAACTACACTTAGTTCCATTCCAACCTCTCAtaacaagcaaaaccaaaaaaaggaatattctttttattttaagtagGTACCTCTAGAAAGCAAGCTCCAGCAGCTGGAATCAACAGCAATATTGGAAGTGAGTCTTGCATTTGCAATAGCACTGTGAAGTGGCATCAAAGACTCTAAGCTTCCAATAACAGACAAAACCCTTCAAAACCACACCAACATAATCAACACAACTTAACCCCAAAATGAAAgctttttaattcaaaattattccaaaaaaaaaaaaaacacattttgAGCTCATCTTACTGTAATAAAGGAACAAAATTGAAACTTGAAAGCAAAAGAAACACGGGGAAGCGCAGTGTTGCAATTGTACCTTGAAGCACGAGGAATATGAGTTGAAGAAGGCGAAGAAACCATAAACGGAGTTGAAGATCTCTGAGCGAAGCTTCTAGAACGATTCGCGAGCGTCCTTGATGCCACTCTCACAGCTGATTTACACAGCATTGTGGAAGCCATAGCACACTGCtaagctttttcttcttgttcctATCAAacccttaaaccctaaatcagaAAATAACGTTCAAAAAACATAATTGGGCCAATTGGATAGCCCAAACCCAAAAAATTCGGGTCATTTAAGTCCGACCCGTTTTTCTTCCAAACTCAGATTGAAACCTATCTTGCTTAACTTTCCGGTGGTGGCGCAAACGAAGGAGTGTGTCTCGTTGAAAATGGCGGAAGAGGCGATTCTGGGATACCTCCAACACACCGAGGAGATTAAGGATTCGGGTGAATTTGCAGCTGAGAGAAACATCGACCACAACGAAATCGTCAATGTGATTAAGAGCCTCCACGGTTTTCGATACGTCGATGCTGAGGTAACTCTTTCTGTTCCCATTCTCCGATGGAACTTTCTAGAATGTTCTTCTGACACGTTTGGAGTGAGTTTCAGGACATAAAGAGAGAAACTTGGGTGCTCACGGATGAAGGGAAGACTTACACTGCAACTGGATCACCTGAATTTCAACTCTTCAATGCTATTCCACCAGAGGGTATCCCTAAAGATGAACTTCAGGTTACTCTATCTTAATTTCTACTAGAAatggtgttagaaattttgCTGCTGACACATACTATATGAATCTGAagtgtttgtttttttgttttcttttatttgggtATTTGTATTGAGTTGTTATCCTTTTGTAGCGAAGAATTTTGGTTGGGAGAACTAAAAAGGAAGTGTTTTGTGGTTGCAGAAAAAGTTAGATCCATCTGTCTTCAAGATAGGTTGTGCTCAGGCTGCAAAGAACAAATGGGTGGAGATGGGCAAGCAACTTGTAACTAGAAAGGTAAAAGCCATTCCATTCATCTAACTCTGCCCGGAAGTGTCGAGTTGCGAGGACAGGGTTTGAGGCGACGGAGGAGGCTGTATGTTGAATGGCATCCTATTTTGGTTGCAAATGTTATATATTGAGAATTTAGAGTTGCAACAAATTCATTGTTttgcctctctctctcttttggAGCTCAGTCCATATGTGACTAAAGCCATTGGAGTTTTGGTTTTGGAACCCTCACTCTCTCTGTCTCAAGCCTTATTTTGCTCAACTAACAAAGTGTGTCTCCAtgcttctttctttaatttttcagtTCTATTTTCAGAATTCTGTTTTGTGTGCATATGCATGTAATTGAAATAATTCTGTTGGTGTTCG
The genomic region above belongs to Arachis duranensis cultivar V14167 chromosome 3, aradu.V14167.gnm2.J7QH, whole genome shotgun sequence and contains:
- the LOC107476675 gene encoding protein NONRESPONDING TO OXYLIPINS 2, mitochondrial isoform X2 translates to MASTMLCKSAVRVASRTLANRSRSFAQRSSTPFMVSSPSSTHIPRASRVLSVIGSLESLMPLHSAIANARLTSNIAVDSSCWSLLSRDFAVPR
- the LOC107476675 gene encoding protein NONRESPONDING TO OXYLIPINS 2, mitochondrial isoform X1; the encoded protein is MASTMLCKSAVRVASRTLANRSRSFAQRSSTPFMVSSPSSTHIPRASRVLSVIGSLESLMPLHSAIANARLTSNIAVDSSCWSLLSRGLEKTL